A single Kitasatospora kifunensis DNA region contains:
- a CDS encoding ferredoxin → MKIVVDLNRCQAYAQCAFLAPQVFELHGEEALLYTPQAPEHQRDQVQRAAAACPVQAILVEEEGGPDVR, encoded by the coding sequence GTGAAGATCGTCGTCGACCTCAACCGCTGTCAGGCCTATGCACAGTGCGCGTTCCTTGCCCCACAGGTGTTCGAGCTGCATGGCGAGGAGGCTCTGCTGTACACCCCACAGGCCCCCGAGCACCAGCGCGACCAGGTCCAGCGGGCCGCCGCGGCCTGCCCGGTGCAGGCCATCCTGGTCGAGGAGGAGGGTGGACCTGATGTCCGATGA
- a CDS encoding lantibiotic dehydratase — protein MHRARPAAETSYTLAGIALLRSPAQPVHRAEETYADLEGEAEAARSVAYLRGLAADPQFREAVAVSSPALAARWHLILAGEACGLAELRRAVRALTRYRLRMATRCTPFGLMAGVTAVGFADTPQDSVVRLGGAHRRAVRAERDWLTALVQPWGRRPEVLRNLRVVANNLCVVRGDRVLLPYVPTAETDGAASGPGVREVSVRHTEAVRAALEAARTPCRYEELEQQLATLLPAAPPGAIGRLLGQLVAKELLLTELRPPAETTDATAHILATLAPVVRTDLPELAELHGISEALARYADQPLGAGLDAWETVTARMRRLQPRDRLVHVDLALDAEVSLPPEVGAEAMRAAGLLWRLSPRRPVSPALDRYHQRFLARYGTGRAVPVTEVLDPAVGLGAPEGYDGNPAPPAEADPGDAERDRLLLELAQEAALSGVAEVVLGETHPLLLHAVHDLPPRSVELAVQLLAPSERALRAGEFRLVVLGGSPSPVVTTFGRFAHLLPSEQHTRVAELAKAERELGHTPGALHAQLSYQSRNGRGDNVAQVPQWLDHRMPVGVFADTEAPGTLALADLALAADPQRLFIVDAASGREVVPAVFHRLNPRALAPAAARLLAETAHVGVRGGHTWDWGKAAALPYLPRVCAGRSILALARWCPPREVLDQRAPFEEWVQTLGQWRRRWRVPARICLCFLDQRLELNLDQALHLRLLRHELGRRPSAFLEELADPDGTDGGWLGGPGGGHRNELVIPLLAAAPNRERAPSSERSPARPPVPRRTAPAEHLPGGEWLYVKLSCAAEHHNELLARRLPALVADLPPEVDRWFFLRYADPQPQLRLRFHGTPAVLTAGLLPRLHHWAGDLRARRLIRGLALDTYDPELERYGGPEAIAAAERAFHADSLAAVEALARAESGQLALEPALLSAVATAHLAQTFWTAHTDDPDAWADWLLTAVPRDEHHRAFQRHRREALALVDPYGGWARLAARPGGRELLAGWQRRADAYVRYAHRLRELGERSWSDPSNVLLSLLHMRHNRLIGTDRATEQDALAIARGAVAAHRERLRRTT, from the coding sequence GTGCACAGAGCGCGCCCAGCCGCGGAGACGTCCTACACGCTCGCCGGCATCGCCCTGCTCCGCAGCCCCGCCCAGCCGGTGCACCGCGCCGAGGAGACCTACGCCGACCTCGAAGGCGAGGCGGAGGCCGCCCGCAGCGTCGCCTACCTGCGCGGCCTGGCTGCCGACCCGCAGTTCCGCGAGGCCGTCGCGGTCTCCAGCCCCGCACTCGCCGCCCGGTGGCACCTGATCCTCGCCGGCGAGGCCTGCGGCCTCGCCGAACTACGCAGAGCGGTGCGGGCATTGACTCGCTACCGGCTGCGGATGGCGACCCGCTGCACCCCGTTCGGGCTCATGGCCGGCGTCACGGCGGTCGGGTTCGCCGACACGCCGCAGGACAGCGTCGTGCGGCTCGGCGGCGCCCACCGGCGCGCGGTGCGGGCCGAACGCGACTGGCTCACCGCGCTCGTCCAGCCCTGGGGCCGGCGTCCCGAGGTCCTGCGGAACCTGCGGGTCGTGGCCAACAACCTGTGCGTGGTGCGCGGCGATCGCGTCCTGCTTCCGTACGTCCCCACGGCCGAGACGGACGGTGCCGCGAGCGGTCCTGGTGTGCGTGAGGTGAGCGTGCGGCACACCGAGGCCGTCCGGGCGGCCCTGGAGGCGGCCCGAACCCCCTGCCGCTACGAGGAGTTGGAGCAGCAGCTGGCGACCCTCCTGCCCGCCGCGCCGCCGGGGGCGATCGGGCGGCTGCTGGGCCAGCTGGTCGCGAAGGAGCTCCTGCTCACCGAGTTGCGGCCACCCGCCGAGACCACGGACGCCACCGCCCACATCCTGGCGACACTCGCTCCGGTAGTCCGCACCGACCTGCCCGAGCTCGCCGAACTCCACGGCATCAGCGAAGCGTTGGCCAGGTACGCCGACCAGCCGCTCGGAGCCGGGCTGGACGCCTGGGAGACCGTGACCGCCCGGATGCGCCGGCTCCAGCCCCGGGACCGGCTGGTCCACGTCGACCTCGCGCTCGACGCCGAGGTGAGCCTGCCGCCCGAAGTCGGCGCCGAGGCGATGCGAGCGGCCGGCCTGCTCTGGCGGCTCTCCCCGCGCAGACCGGTCTCCCCCGCCCTGGACCGCTACCACCAGCGGTTCCTGGCCCGGTACGGCACCGGCCGGGCCGTACCCGTGACCGAAGTCCTGGACCCGGCGGTCGGGTTGGGCGCACCCGAGGGCTACGACGGCAACCCCGCCCCGCCCGCCGAGGCCGACCCCGGGGACGCCGAGCGTGATCGGCTACTGCTCGAACTCGCCCAGGAGGCCGCGCTGTCCGGCGTGGCGGAGGTCGTGCTGGGCGAGACGCATCCGCTCCTCCTGCACGCCGTCCACGACCTGCCGCCGCGCTCCGTCGAACTGGCCGTCCAGCTCCTCGCGCCGTCCGAGCGGGCCCTGCGGGCCGGGGAGTTCCGGCTGGTCGTGCTGGGTGGCTCCCCCTCCCCCGTGGTCACCACCTTCGGCCGCTTCGCGCATCTGCTCCCCTCCGAGCAACACACCAGGGTCGCCGAACTAGCCAAGGCCGAACGCGAGTTGGGCCACACCCCGGGCGCCCTGCACGCCCAGCTCAGCTACCAGTCCCGCAACGGCCGCGGCGACAATGTCGCGCAGGTGCCGCAGTGGCTGGACCACCGGATGCCGGTCGGGGTCTTCGCCGACACCGAGGCGCCCGGCACCCTCGCGCTCGCCGACCTCGCGCTCGCCGCCGATCCGCAACGCCTGTTCATCGTGGACGCCGCGAGCGGGCGCGAGGTCGTCCCGGCCGTGTTCCACCGGCTCAACCCCCGTGCGCTGGCCCCCGCCGCCGCACGGCTGCTCGCCGAGACGGCGCACGTCGGCGTCCGCGGCGGGCACACCTGGGACTGGGGAAAGGCCGCGGCGCTGCCCTACCTGCCCCGGGTCTGCGCCGGCCGCTCGATCCTCGCCCTCGCCCGCTGGTGCCCGCCCCGCGAAGTCCTCGACCAGCGCGCTCCGTTCGAGGAGTGGGTGCAGACCCTCGGGCAGTGGCGGCGGCGCTGGCGGGTGCCCGCGCGGATCTGCCTCTGCTTCCTCGACCAGCGGCTCGAACTCAACCTCGACCAGGCGCTCCATCTCCGCCTGCTACGGCACGAGTTGGGCCGCCGCCCGAGCGCCTTCCTGGAGGAGCTGGCGGACCCGGACGGCACGGACGGCGGCTGGCTCGGCGGCCCCGGCGGCGGACACCGCAACGAACTGGTCATCCCGCTGCTCGCCGCCGCGCCGAACCGCGAGCGGGCCCCGAGCAGTGAGCGCAGCCCGGCCCGCCCACCCGTCCCCCGACGGACCGCACCGGCCGAGCACCTGCCGGGCGGCGAGTGGCTGTACGTCAAACTGTCCTGCGCCGCAGAGCACCACAACGAGCTCCTGGCGCGCCGACTACCGGCGCTGGTCGCGGACTTGCCACCCGAGGTCGACCGCTGGTTCTTCCTGCGCTACGCCGACCCGCAGCCGCAGTTGCGGCTGCGCTTCCACGGCACGCCAGCCGTGCTCACCGCCGGGCTGCTCCCCCGCCTGCACCACTGGGCCGGCGATCTGCGCGCCCGCCGGCTGATCCGGGGCCTCGCGCTCGACACCTATGACCCGGAACTGGAGCGCTACGGCGGTCCGGAGGCGATCGCCGCCGCCGAACGCGCCTTCCACGCCGACTCGCTGGCCGCCGTGGAGGCGCTGGCCCGCGCCGAATCCGGGCAGCTCGCCCTGGAGCCCGCCCTGCTCTCCGCGGTGGCCACCGCGCACCTCGCCCAGACCTTCTGGACGGCCCACACCGACGACCCGGACGCCTGGGCCGACTGGCTCCTCACCGCCGTCCCGCGCGACGAGCACCACCGGGCGTTCCAGCGCCACCGCCGCGAGGCGCTCGCCCTGGTCGACCCGTACGGCGGCTGGGCGCGCCTGGCCGCCCGACCGGGCGGCCGCGAACTCCTGGCCGGCTGGCAGCGCCGCGCCGACGCCTACGTCCGGTACGCCCACCGACTCCGGGAGCTGGGCGAGCGCTCCTGGTCCGACCCGTCGAACGTGCTGCTGTCGCTCCTGCACATGCGACACAACCGCCTCATCGGCACTGACCGGGCCACCGAACAGGACGCGCTGGCCATCGCCCGCGGCGCCGTCGCCGCCCACCGCGAACGCCTGCGGAGAACCACGTGA
- a CDS encoding NAD(P)/FAD-dependent oxidoreductase: MSDDLKSGRIVIVGASLAGLRAAETLRDEGFVGQLTMVGEERLPPYDRPPLSKQVLLGRVRAEETRLPRRREVDAQWKLGVRATGVDPIDQCVVLANGEELPFDRLLIATGTRARPWPKAEEAALEGVFTLRTAEDAAALAERLDAGPRRVLVIGAGFTGSEIASACRERGLAVTVAERGPAPLIGALGGAFGAFAAKLQLAHGVDLRCGVTVTALNGRDGRLTGAEFSDGSRIEADIAVVALGAVRNTEWLADSGLAAGPRGLACDAGCRAFNMYGIVTDNVFVAGDVARFPHPLFEYQLLSLEHWGNAVAQAEVAAHNMVNPGPQRRPHLSVPAFWSSQFGLNIKSVGVPTFSDHVVIAQGSVEERRLVAVYGYRGRITAAVSVNRAKWLEHYQRLIETAAPFPPEWDGVEPPVSRTPVPSDVPDPKVLSHGPTVALTGHLPDRRLTLKHWGG, encoded by the coding sequence ATGTCCGATGACCTCAAGAGCGGTCGGATCGTCATCGTCGGTGCCTCGCTGGCCGGTCTGCGCGCCGCCGAGACGCTGCGGGACGAGGGCTTCGTCGGGCAGCTGACCATGGTCGGCGAGGAACGCCTTCCCCCGTACGACCGGCCGCCGCTGTCCAAGCAGGTACTGCTCGGGCGGGTGCGTGCCGAGGAGACCAGGCTGCCCCGGCGCCGGGAGGTGGACGCGCAGTGGAAGCTCGGCGTCCGTGCCACCGGTGTGGATCCGATCGACCAGTGCGTCGTGCTCGCGAACGGCGAGGAGTTGCCCTTCGACCGGCTGCTGATCGCCACCGGCACCCGGGCCAGACCCTGGCCGAAGGCCGAGGAGGCCGCACTGGAGGGAGTGTTCACCCTGCGCACCGCCGAGGATGCGGCCGCACTGGCCGAGCGGCTGGATGCCGGCCCCAGACGGGTGCTGGTGATCGGCGCCGGGTTCACCGGCTCCGAGATCGCCTCCGCCTGCCGGGAGCGCGGGCTGGCGGTGACCGTGGCGGAGCGCGGTCCCGCCCCGCTGATCGGCGCCCTCGGCGGAGCCTTCGGCGCCTTCGCGGCCAAGCTCCAGCTCGCCCACGGGGTCGACCTGCGCTGCGGAGTGACCGTCACCGCGCTCAACGGTCGCGACGGCCGGCTCACCGGCGCCGAGTTCTCCGATGGCAGCCGGATCGAGGCGGACATCGCCGTGGTCGCCCTGGGCGCGGTGCGCAACACCGAATGGCTGGCCGACTCCGGCCTCGCCGCCGGTCCGCGCGGCCTGGCCTGCGACGCGGGCTGCCGCGCCTTCAACATGTACGGCATCGTCACCGACAACGTCTTCGTCGCGGGCGACGTCGCCCGCTTCCCGCATCCCCTCTTCGAGTACCAGCTGCTCTCCCTCGAACACTGGGGCAACGCGGTCGCGCAGGCCGAGGTGGCGGCGCACAACATGGTCAACCCGGGACCGCAGCGTCGGCCGCACCTGAGCGTGCCCGCCTTCTGGTCCAGCCAGTTCGGCCTCAACATCAAGTCCGTCGGCGTGCCCACCTTCTCCGACCACGTGGTCATCGCCCAGGGCTCGGTGGAGGAGCGCCGGCTCGTCGCGGTCTACGGGTACCGGGGCCGCATCACTGCCGCCGTCAGTGTGAACCGGGCCAAATGGCTGGAGCACTACCAGCGGCTGATCGAGACCGCCGCGCCGTTCCCGCCCGAGTGGGACGGCGTGGAGCCGCCGGTCTCCCGCACTCCGGTCCCCTCCGACGTGCCCGACCCGAAGGTGCTCTCGCACGGCCCGACCGTCGCCCTCACCGGCCATCTGCCCGACCGGCGGCTGACCCTGAAGCACTGGGGCGGCTGA
- a CDS encoding cytochrome P450 codes for MAAADTLFRRITDYANRADPYPLYAELREHGVARQDDGSYLVGTYHEIAELFHDPRVSSDRRNRTVPDDSGEAPGIPVAFIGRDDPEHERLRNMAMRPFGPPHAAERVDSMHGEIAQIAGELIDGLRGRDRIDLVEDFAYPLPVTVICRLLGVPREDEPRFHVWAEAVIAGFDPTPDSDPAERQRTAMQARSAMGEYLGELAESRRGKQSEDMLAAFVNDPGPSGGFTRPELMATSVLLLIAGHETTVNLITNSVLTLLRHPEALELLRDKPELMPRAVEEVLRYEPPVQLLPQRTALTDIEIAGVTIPKGAPLILVLASGNRDPRRFQEPDRFDPTRPDNQHLGFGSGVHSCFGAPLARLEGQIALTALIHRLDGPRLLQDPPEYRRSPVLRGPRHLPLAISGVRD; via the coding sequence ATGGCCGCCGCCGACACCCTCTTCCGCCGGATCACCGACTACGCCAACCGCGCCGACCCCTACCCCCTCTACGCCGAGCTCCGCGAGCACGGCGTGGCCCGCCAGGACGACGGCAGCTACCTGGTCGGCACCTACCACGAGATCGCCGAGCTGTTCCACGACCCGAGGGTCAGCTCGGACCGCCGCAACCGCACGGTCCCGGACGACTCCGGCGAGGCGCCGGGGATCCCGGTCGCCTTCATCGGCCGCGACGACCCCGAGCACGAACGGCTGCGCAACATGGCCATGCGGCCCTTCGGCCCACCCCACGCGGCCGAGCGGGTCGACTCCATGCACGGCGAGATCGCGCAGATCGCCGGGGAGCTGATCGACGGGCTTCGGGGCCGTGACCGGATCGACCTGGTCGAGGACTTCGCCTACCCGCTCCCGGTCACCGTCATCTGTCGGCTGCTCGGCGTACCACGCGAGGACGAGCCGCGCTTCCACGTCTGGGCCGAGGCGGTGATCGCGGGCTTCGACCCCACGCCCGACAGCGATCCGGCCGAGCGGCAGCGCACGGCCATGCAGGCCCGGAGCGCGATGGGGGAGTACCTCGGTGAACTCGCCGAGAGCCGCCGGGGCAAGCAGTCCGAGGACATGCTCGCCGCGTTCGTCAACGACCCGGGCCCGTCGGGCGGCTTCACCCGGCCGGAGCTGATGGCCACCTCGGTCCTGCTGCTCATCGCCGGGCACGAGACGACCGTCAACCTGATCACCAACAGCGTGCTCACCCTGCTGCGACACCCTGAGGCCCTGGAACTGCTGCGTGACAAGCCGGAGTTGATGCCACGCGCGGTGGAGGAGGTGCTGCGCTACGAACCCCCGGTCCAGCTGCTGCCGCAGCGCACCGCGCTGACCGACATCGAGATCGCCGGCGTCACCATCCCCAAGGGCGCACCGCTGATCCTGGTGCTGGCCTCGGGCAACCGGGACCCCCGGCGGTTCCAGGAGCCCGACCGCTTCGACCCGACCCGTCCGGACAACCAGCACCTCGGTTTCGGCAGCGGCGTGCACAGTTGCTTCGGCGCGCCGCTCGCCAGACTCGAGGGACAGATCGCGCTCACCGCGCTCATCCACCGTCTGGACGGGCCCCGCCTGCTCCAGGACCCGCCCGAGTACCGGCGCAGCCCGGTCCTGCGCGGGCCCCGCCACCTGCCCCTCGCCATCTCCGGGGTCAGGGACTGA
- a CDS encoding GNAT family N-acetyltransferase, protein MNDLGPITWPPEPIRTERLVLREPEARDRAAFIELLASPEVHTYLGGPRPLDELEREMPEVPERWPGSFVVELDGVMIGQILLRRASEQHRPAAAGKADLGYLFLPRAWGFGYAAESCAAALDWFDGVLPGEPVVLATQSANVGSMRLAAKLGFTEVERYHAWDAEQWLGLRSPVTPSS, encoded by the coding sequence ATGAATGATCTAGGACCCATAACGTGGCCGCCTGAGCCGATCAGGACCGAGCGGCTCGTGCTCCGCGAGCCCGAGGCCCGGGACCGTGCGGCGTTCATCGAGCTGCTCGCCTCGCCGGAGGTGCACACCTACCTCGGCGGCCCCCGGCCGCTTGACGAGCTTGAGCGCGAGATGCCCGAGGTGCCCGAGCGGTGGCCGGGGAGTTTCGTCGTCGAGCTCGACGGGGTGATGATCGGCCAGATCCTGCTCAGGAGGGCATCGGAGCAGCATCGCCCCGCTGCTGCGGGGAAGGCCGATCTCGGCTACCTGTTCCTGCCACGGGCGTGGGGATTCGGGTACGCCGCCGAGTCGTGCGCGGCGGCACTCGACTGGTTCGACGGCGTCCTTCCCGGTGAGCCGGTGGTGCTCGCCACCCAGAGCGCCAACGTCGGCTCGATGCGTCTCGCGGCAAAGCTGGGGTTCACCGAGGTGGAGCGGTACCACGCCTGGGATGCCGAGCAGTGGCTCGGCCTGCGGTCCCCGGTCACGCCGTCCAGTTGA
- a CDS encoding ATP-binding cassette domain-containing protein produces MPAAPTADPTATPVATPTADPAAAPSADPAAAPSATPTDSTEDYRVALVPDDKAAAEQGMTGTAMLRRLPRLIRRTLGMAWAVDRRSVTALFLCQTLSGLLGALGLFGVSAAIAAVTAPGPPAERFSAAAPTLLAIAAAAGLRALLRITVTGLSTRLSPRIARRAELLLLEAATGAELAAYDHPGFNDRWDAAERGIEMSKELIVQVQQLIYSAVSLLAAAGVLAALHPALLPLLLLAAAPQGYAAVREARVHYQANVETFADRRILAALRWFLVDKETAGQVRSDTIAPFLLDRYQQAGARVDRTCDRAAWRCVRISLLGSLAAGAGAGLTWGSLALLLATGRMSVAAAGAAVFALRTAAGGLSGMVSYGAALYRLGLHLDDWDRFIAEAAGRRIARGTAVPPAPLLVEAKDVSYTYPGAEQPALTGADLRLGRGEILAVVGENGSGKSTLVKLLAGLNLPTGGAVRWDGVDTRELDAHALWRQTAMVPQDFARWPVTCRENITLGQPAPDGDAAVLRAAAASGADQVVAGLRSGLDTLLAREWLGGVALSAGQWQRLAVARAFHRPGGLLVLDEPTSDLDPRAEHRIFSGLRELAGDRAIVLVTHNLANTAVADRIVVLEHGRVVQCGSFAELSTAPGLFKELHDLQQDRTLVGLR; encoded by the coding sequence ATGCCCGCCGCGCCCACCGCCGATCCGACCGCCACACCGGTTGCCACACCGACCGCCGATCCGGCCGCTGCCCCGAGCGCCGACCCGGCCGCCGCCCCGAGCGCCACCCCGACCGACAGCACTGAGGACTACCGCGTCGCCCTCGTCCCCGACGACAAGGCCGCCGCCGAACAGGGCATGACCGGGACCGCCATGCTCCGGCGGCTCCCCCGGCTGATCCGCCGCACCCTCGGCATGGCCTGGGCGGTGGACCGCCGCTCGGTGACCGCCCTCTTCCTCTGCCAGACCCTGTCCGGACTCCTCGGCGCGCTCGGGCTGTTCGGCGTCTCGGCGGCCATCGCCGCGGTCACCGCCCCAGGCCCGCCCGCCGAACGGTTCTCCGCCGCCGCCCCGACCCTGCTGGCCATCGCCGCCGCCGCCGGGCTCCGCGCGCTGCTGCGGATCACCGTCACCGGCCTGTCCACCCGGCTCTCCCCGCGCATCGCCCGCCGGGCCGAGCTGCTGCTGCTCGAAGCCGCCACCGGCGCCGAACTCGCCGCCTACGACCACCCGGGGTTCAACGACCGCTGGGACGCGGCCGAACGCGGCATCGAGATGTCGAAGGAACTCATCGTCCAGGTCCAGCAGTTGATCTACTCGGCGGTCTCCCTGCTCGCCGCCGCCGGGGTCCTCGCCGCCCTGCACCCGGCCCTGCTGCCACTGCTCCTGCTCGCCGCCGCACCCCAGGGCTACGCCGCCGTCCGCGAGGCCCGGGTGCACTACCAGGCCAACGTGGAGACCTTCGCCGACCGCCGGATCCTCGCCGCCCTGCGCTGGTTCCTGGTCGACAAGGAGACCGCCGGGCAGGTCCGCAGCGACACCATCGCGCCCTTCCTGCTCGACCGCTACCAGCAGGCCGGCGCCCGGGTGGACCGCACCTGCGACCGCGCAGCCTGGCGCTGCGTGCGGATCTCGCTGCTCGGCTCGCTCGCCGCCGGCGCCGGCGCCGGCCTCACCTGGGGCAGCCTCGCCCTGCTGCTCGCCACCGGCCGGATGTCCGTCGCCGCCGCGGGCGCCGCCGTGTTCGCGCTGCGGACCGCGGCCGGCGGGCTGAGCGGCATGGTGAGCTACGGCGCCGCACTGTACCGGCTCGGCCTGCACCTGGACGACTGGGACCGGTTCATCGCCGAGGCCGCCGGGCGACGCATCGCCCGCGGCACCGCGGTCCCGCCCGCGCCGCTGCTGGTCGAGGCCAAGGACGTCTCGTACACCTACCCGGGCGCCGAGCAACCGGCCCTCACCGGGGCCGACCTACGGCTTGGCCGGGGGGAGATCCTGGCGGTGGTCGGTGAGAACGGCTCCGGCAAGTCCACCCTGGTGAAACTCCTCGCCGGGCTCAACCTGCCCACCGGCGGCGCGGTCCGCTGGGACGGCGTGGACACCCGGGAGCTCGACGCACACGCGCTCTGGCGCCAGACCGCCATGGTTCCCCAGGACTTCGCGCGGTGGCCGGTCACCTGCCGGGAGAACATCACCCTCGGCCAGCCCGCCCCCGACGGTGACGCGGCCGTGCTGCGGGCGGCCGCTGCCTCCGGCGCGGACCAGGTCGTCGCGGGGCTCCGCTCCGGTCTCGACACCCTCCTCGCCCGCGAGTGGCTCGGCGGCGTCGCCCTCTCGGCCGGCCAGTGGCAGCGCCTGGCCGTCGCCCGGGCCTTCCACCGCCCCGGCGGCCTGCTCGTCCTCGACGAACCGACCAGCGACCTCGACCCCCGGGCCGAGCACCGGATCTTCTCCGGCCTGCGCGAACTCGCCGGGGACCGCGCGATCGTCCTGGTCACCCACAACCTCGCGAACACCGCCGTGGCCGACCGGATCGTCGTGCTGGAGCACGGCCGGGTCGTGCAGTGCGGCAGCTTCGCCGAACTCTCCACCGCACCGGGGCTGTTCAAGGAGCTCCATGACCTCCAGCAGGACCGTACGCTGGTAGGACTCCGTTAG
- a CDS encoding lanthionine synthetase C family protein: MTTALVHDRLRERATGIVTELAARLADPDRLIAAATAEGNLDLVPGMTAPAPPWARLGLTEGHPAAALLLTELSHRDPAFAVAAHAHLARAAAGLGGPQPTGLFGGPASLAFAARLAQRSPSHYAGLLESLDTWIEARLTALLATERERLDAARAGVRLSTFDVICGTTGLGRYLLLAPQRHRALLAETLGHLVRLTTPRMLNGRTVPGWWAPLEPGRGPQHPGGHSNLGLAHGISGPLALLSLAWRAGVRVPGQAEAIEAIAAHLLDWQQPNGLWPRSVGYDTYLAGPPGPSREGAMVAWCYGTPGTARALQLAGLALDRPHWHQRAVAAMLTALGEPARAICDTTLCHGWAGVLHIATLLARDSGDQRLAERLPGLVERVTDAYHPDRPFGFRYDRPDVADTLRQAPHRAGFLDGAAGITLALTPHTTGAADTPATAWDAALLLN, translated from the coding sequence GTGACCACCGCCCTCGTCCACGACCGCCTGCGCGAGCGCGCCACCGGGATCGTCACCGAACTGGCCGCCCGCCTCGCCGACCCCGACCGGCTGATCGCCGCCGCAACCGCCGAAGGCAACCTGGACCTCGTCCCCGGCATGACCGCGCCCGCCCCGCCCTGGGCCCGGCTCGGGCTCACCGAAGGGCACCCGGCCGCGGCCCTGCTGCTCACCGAACTGTCCCACCGGGACCCGGCGTTCGCCGTCGCAGCCCACGCCCACCTGGCCCGCGCCGCCGCCGGGCTCGGCGGCCCGCAGCCGACCGGGCTGTTCGGCGGCCCCGCCTCGCTCGCCTTCGCCGCCCGCCTCGCCCAGCGCTCCCCGAGCCACTACGCGGGCCTGCTGGAATCCCTGGACACGTGGATCGAGGCCCGGCTGACCGCGCTGCTCGCAACCGAACGCGAGCGGCTCGACGCCGCACGCGCCGGGGTCCGGCTGAGCACCTTCGACGTGATCTGCGGCACCACCGGCCTGGGCCGCTACCTGCTGCTCGCCCCGCAGCGCCACCGCGCGCTGCTGGCCGAAACCCTCGGCCACCTCGTCCGGCTCACCACCCCGCGCATGCTCAACGGCCGTACCGTCCCCGGCTGGTGGGCCCCACTCGAACCCGGACGCGGACCACAGCACCCCGGCGGGCACTCCAACCTCGGCCTGGCACACGGCATCAGCGGGCCGCTGGCCCTGCTCTCCCTCGCCTGGCGGGCCGGCGTACGCGTCCCGGGCCAGGCCGAGGCCATCGAGGCCATCGCCGCGCACCTGCTGGACTGGCAGCAGCCGAACGGCCTGTGGCCCCGGTCGGTCGGCTACGACACCTACCTCGCCGGACCACCCGGCCCATCGCGCGAGGGCGCGATGGTCGCCTGGTGCTACGGAACCCCCGGCACCGCCCGGGCACTCCAGCTCGCCGGGCTCGCCCTCGACCGGCCCCACTGGCATCAGCGCGCCGTCGCGGCCATGCTGACCGCCCTCGGCGAACCCGCGAGGGCGATCTGCGACACCACGCTCTGCCACGGCTGGGCCGGCGTCCTGCACATCGCCACCCTGCTGGCCCGCGACAGCGGCGACCAGCGCCTGGCCGAGCGGCTGCCGGGCCTGGTGGAGCGGGTCACCGACGCCTACCACCCGGACCGGCCCTTCGGCTTCCGCTACGACCGGCCGGACGTCGCGGACACCCTGCGCCAGGCCCCGCACCGGGCCGGCTTCCTCGACGGGGCGGCCGGCATCACCCTCGCCCTCACCCCGCACACCACCGGCGCCGCCGACACCCCGGCCACCGCCTGGGACGCGGCGCTGCTGCTCAACTGA
- a CDS encoding class I SAM-dependent methyltransferase translates to MELFDLVMAYAGHPVRTALEIGAGTGKATRLFAQRGVTVAASEPDGAMLAELCKQVPAGVTTVQATFEDLRLGERYGLVYAAASLHWTNPEGRWSRMAALLEPGGVFASFGGPVELADPAVREAVRTARAPFLESDDIPSPDGTPPGHDMQWPGTELQRSEWFTDVQQSVVERRLTMSARDYVGHLSTISAYLVLPASEQEQVFGQIMRVLPETVEIAADITVHLARRRHEQ, encoded by the coding sequence GTGGAGCTTTTCGACCTGGTGATGGCGTACGCGGGTCATCCGGTTCGGACCGCCCTCGAGATTGGCGCCGGGACCGGCAAGGCGACCCGCCTGTTCGCTCAACGGGGGGTCACGGTCGCCGCGTCCGAGCCCGACGGGGCCATGCTCGCCGAGCTGTGCAAGCAGGTGCCGGCAGGCGTCACGACGGTGCAAGCCACGTTTGAGGACTTGCGACTTGGCGAAAGGTACGGGCTGGTCTACGCGGCAGCATCGCTGCACTGGACGAACCCGGAGGGCCGGTGGTCACGCATGGCGGCGCTGCTGGAGCCGGGTGGTGTGTTCGCCTCCTTCGGCGGGCCGGTGGAGCTGGCTGACCCGGCTGTGAGGGAAGCTGTTCGCACGGCACGGGCGCCGTTCCTGGAGAGCGACGACATTCCCTCCCCGGACGGGACGCCTCCGGGGCATGACATGCAGTGGCCGGGCACCGAGCTCCAACGGTCCGAGTGGTTCACCGATGTTCAACAGTCCGTTGTCGAACGGCGCTTGACGATGAGTGCTCGCGACTACGTCGGCCATCTCTCGACCATCTCGGCCTATCTCGTACTGCCGGCATCGGAGCAGGAGCAGGTGTTCGGCCAGATCATGCGGGTTCTTCCTGAGACGGTGGAGATCGCCGCCGACATCACCGTCCATCTCGCGCGTCGGCGTCACGAGCAGTAG